In the Takifugu flavidus isolate HTHZ2018 chromosome 11, ASM371156v2, whole genome shotgun sequence genome, one interval contains:
- the si:dkeyp-121d4.3 gene encoding uncharacterized protein si:dkeyp-121d4.3 isoform X3 translates to MMGPKRSRPTMGPPGEDGPPFDIGPPGWGPPRPGGWGPRPPGGPLAPDGWGPLPPERWPPIPPEGWDPRGPPLPDGWGPPPPGGWGHLPPRGWGSRGSEPPDWVPRGPPPLGWGGHPEDWLRPPEDWRPRHPDDWRPANPDDWGLRHPEGWRMHPRDWSPPSDWRPEGPPELWGSETLPPGSLPPDAAAYVAPVPPPCIPPPGIPPPGILTPGIPPPVGFGGYPTGWTGEPVVEEVLPNPPPDQPEWIKALISAPPTESAPPDAKKTEEPVPTPATEPPTVAPRPKPTNKPNTSKALGLLGKRTFEKPPPGRSTGIISFIGPSFGYIEREDLQKYTFSFDVFFGNPKAMTPGVRVHFTACKEKGSLIATDVKVAPGGTENVEPEIYEAVVTQPIVEPQPGERQYPGQVHVSIGPLRTNLTFDAKDSTVTLLKNDQVLINLLTDIVTEKRRATNIKPKIPSTFSETQEIREQGVIISLKDGEGVVKSEKHGELPFDVKENLSDVEFTVEDVNEEVEFTVITLRSGNRAIRIKRVKEPLLLTICSASASSASKGDNSQNDNDSVQQLQNSMTSEVGPNMKLDPELYEGVVTQTITEPSPQTPGYPGQIHANIGPIKTNVTFEHRDCGITLLKNDHVLINLLYNVATGRKMATNIKPKVPFTFSYTKEIRELGVITWLSGDEGIVNSADHGELSFDTCENFSDSEFSSEDVHKEVEFTLALEKGKKRAIRLMRTKRDKDPILEEQKKREEAEKRKKKEEEEVKRKEEEQLREAERKRKEDAVAALEAAKCKWTPLGFKVRDPDTLDEISKERFEGTVLKAISRNMKIKQEPTEEQGAPKNGQMPVTQVKIKVEKTTEDEKEEGAEEEERMEIKVEKEEDDKPLPDANAGGEAKPEPSMGRLVMTVDGQQKQLSFCPNDLLSTATMFDGDRVRFHIATHLETKAERATYVEILPESFEESNEQRQHGIVIEFSDNSGLIKCSQNPQLYFHMSEVVEKKKLELNEKVDFSLAAHETAEGGIQAIRIKRYTESVFLPVRKLGGVGASKGKMTIKLAKALEDTEKVKQNTEKLKAVVKSLRTRDSKTSVHKRNCSLNRYRHSRSRSRSRSRSRSRSRSRSKSRSRSRSRSRGGTRSRSRSPKRDEFGRTLKKRPSSSTDRDRKGSRNVRSRERSYRRSKSRSRSRERSRERSRERSRDRANKKRSKVSREREESHRRRKEASPPPRRAGIVEDELAQKKRELEELNEMIAYKKSLVERDPGHRTCIDYDHGRIAVPLAEYRPVRSILKKRPEGPEYLQHPSRLYEDPYYDRPYSPYQERLYGDRYGDPYRGHPYSDRHPYSDRFYEARPYGEGVYSDPLPTSTRYTDRYDVYDEPYEDRYCDPPYDPYRSSQSAQSSVPSTQSGDVLSGSTKTQGPHSAAESSSHHPYRPPSPTEPPPRSPSPQLSHTKPRQSPPVEKPAAQKPLDRFLDMLNKKVDAEKKSEPVYGSDDLLPHERALHDGKGFSRIVGMAQELTKSRLKVDAEEHSSPEWLPTSQDSKSQAEPYEKIQSLLRTIGLKLSTGDVSKLASRAQEKIYSPKSSSAERETLSSSRAERYTGRTGSSESEALHSLSPARASSLEPHSRHEAVSEYEDFLDQKELESLKKAQMLQSLTKTMGTKSPTTSSLRPPAPPPSHYQHPTPSSNFPLGTITQSSLGTSSATFSGGFAQTPGAGHSAQQFGPVAGLSTEVPLHLPGQHPPGTPPQRPHGPTPPGPPPGPPPRRPAGQPPYSPPSAQAVLPFIDQPRAAPHLKSDGPSACVSTATVTPSEAAKLSPPDDEKSAISTTVARCLKVIETVKSLSAQSSPKIAKSVQFSLPTEPSTYGLQSLAETEEDIKTKQKEKLDVYNQRILEKREQQYQDLLARKKAEKSRDCTLIPPGPSEGESQTEDLFNLLNPPDCITELEPDQDLPIESNALQNSSTESPSC, encoded by the exons ATGATGGGACCAAAACGGAGTCGACCCACAATGGGACCGCCAGGCGAAGACGGTCCGCCTTTCGACATAGGCCCACCAGGCTGGGGCCCTCCACGACCAGGTGGATGGGGTCCTCGGCCACCAGGAGGCCCACTGGCACCCGACGGCTGGGGTCCTCTACCTCCAGAGAGATGGCCACCAATACCGCCAGAAGGATGGGACCCAAGAGGCCCCCCTCTGCCAGATGGATGGGGTCCACCTCCACCAGGTGGATGGGGCCACCTGCCTCCACGTGGATGGGGTTCAAGAGGATCTGAGCCACCTGACTGGGTACCAAGAGGACCCCCACCACTAGGCTGGGGTGGTCATCCTGAAGATTGGTTGCGTCCACCAGAGGACTGGAGACCACGTCACCCAGATGACTGGAGACCAGCTAATCCTGACGACTGGGGGCTACGTCACCCTGAAGGCTGGAGAATGCACCCTAGAGACTGGAGCCCCCCATCTGATTGGCGTCCTGAAGGTCCCCCTGAACTATGGGGAAGTGAGACACTGCCACCAGGATCACTtcctccagatgctgcagcatATGTGGCCCCGGTTCCTCCTCCATGCATCCCACCACCCGGGATTCCTCCCCCAGGGATTCTTACCCCAGGAATCCCACCCCCTGTGGGTTTTGGAGGGTACCCCACTGGGTGGACAGGGGAG CCAGTTGTAGAGGAAGTGCTGCCCAACCCTCCGCCAGACCAGCCTGAGTGG ATCAAAGCCTTGATTTCGGCACCACCCACAGAATCGGCACCACCAGATGCCAAAAAGACTGAGGAGCCTGTCCCGACGCCGGCGACTGAGCCGCCCACTGTTGCCCCACGACCTAAACCTACAAATAAACCTAACACCAGCAAGGCTCTTGGCCTCCTGGGGAAGCGCACGTTTGAGAA GCCTCCCCCAGGAAGGTCGACAGGCATCATTTCGTTTATTGGG CCGAGCTTTGGCTACATTGAGAGAGAAGACCTGCAGAAGTACACCTTCAGCTTTGACGTCTTTTTTGGAAATCCAAAAGCAATGACGCCTGGTGTTCGAGTCCACTTCACTGCCTGCAAGGAGAAG GGGAGTCTAATAGCGACGGATGTGAAGGTGGCACCTGGTGGAACGGAGAACGTGGAACCAGAAATCTACGAGGCTGTGGTGACTCAGCCGATTGTGGAGCCTCAG CCTGGCGAGCGTCAGTACCCAGGTCAGGTCCACGTGAGCATCGGGCCGCTCAGGACAAATCTGACATTTGACGCAAAGGACAGCACGGTTACACTGCTGAAGAACGACCAGGTGCTCATCAATCTGCTGACCGATATTGTCACCGAGAAGAGGCGCGCCACTAACATCAAGCCCAAGATCCCATCGACTTTCAGTGAAACTCAGGAGATCCGAGAGCAG GGCGTCATCATCAGCCTGAAGGATGGCGAAGGTGTCGTTAAGTCCGAGAAGCACGGCGAGCTTCCCTTTGACGTCAAAGAAAATTTAAGCGATGTGGAGTTTACTGTAGAGGACGTCAACGAGGAAGTGGAGTTCACTGTGATCACG CTGAGATCAGGCAACCGTGCCATCCGGATCAAACGGGTGAAGGAGCCCCTCCTCCTGACCATCTGCTCCGCCTCTGCATCCTCTGCCAGCAAGGGGGACAACAGTCAAAACGACAACGACAGCGTTCAGCAATTACAGAACAGCATGACGTCGGAAGTGGGACCCAACATGAAGTTAGACCCAGAGCTGTATGAAGGTGTCGTTACACAGACCATCACGGAGCCCTCg CCTCAGACGCCAGGTTACCCAGGCCAGATTCATGCAAATATCGGCCCCATCAAGACCAACGTGACCTTTGAGCACCGCGACTGTGGCATCACACTGCTGAAGAACGACCACGTGCTGATCAACCTGCTCTATAATGTAGCAACCGGGAGGAAAATGGCAACCAACATCAAGCCTAAAGTCCCCTTCACCTTCAGCTACACCAAGGAGATCAGAGAGCTG GGTGTGATCACCTGGCTGTCGGGCGATGAAGGCATTGTCAACTCGGCCGATCACGGAGAGCTTTCCTTCGACACCTGTGAGAACTTCAGCGACTCAGAGTTCAGTTCTGAAGACGTGCACAAGGAGGTGGAGTTCACGCTGGCGTTG GAAAAAGGCAAGAAGAGAGCCATCCGGCTGATGAGAACCAAGAGGGACAAAGACCCGATCctggaagagcagaagaaacgagaggaggcagagaagaggaagaaaaaggaggaggaggaggtgaagaggaaggaggaggagcaactcagagaggcagagaggaagaggaaggaagacGCAGTGGCAGCTCTGGAGGCAGCCAAATGCAAa TGGACCCCCCTTGGCTTTAAAGTGAGAGACCCCGACACCCTGGACGAGATCAGCAAGGAACGCTTTGAAGGAACTGTTCTGAAGGCCATCTCCAGGAACATGAAAATCAAGCAGGAGCCGACTGAAGAACAAGGAGCTCCAAAAAATGGACAAATGCCTGTCACACAG GTCAAAattaaagtggagaaaaccacagaagatgagaaggaagaaggcgctgaggaggaggaacggaTGGAGATAAAAGTagagaaggaagaggatgaTAAACCGTTGCCTGATGCTAACGCTGGCGGGGAAGCTAAACCAGAGCCTAGCATGGGTCGCCTGGTGATGACCGTTGAtgggcagcagaagcagctttccTTCTGTCCCAACGACCTGCTGAGCACCGCCACCATGTTTGACGGAGACAGG GTCCGTTTCCACATCGCCACACACCTAGAGACCAAAGCCGAACGGGCCACCTATGTAGAGATCCTCCCCGAGTCCTTTGAGGAGTCCAACGAGCAGCGGCAACAT GGCATCGTCATCGAGTTCTCCGACAACTCAGGCCTCATCAAGTGCTCCCAGAATCCTCAGCTGTACTTCCACATGTCTGAGGttgtggagaagaagaagctggagctgAACGAGAAGGTGGACTTCAGCTTGGCAGCG catGAAACGGCAGAGGGTGGAATACAGGCCATCAGGATCAAACGCTACACCGAGAGCGTCTTCTTACCTGTCCGTAAACTCGGGGGTGTGGGAGCCAGCAAAGGAAAg ATGACCATCAAGCTGGCCAAAGCTTTAGAGGACACTGA GAAAGTGAAGCAAAACACAGAGAAGCTCAAGGCAGTGGTCAAAAGCCTAAGAACCCGAGACAGCAAGACCAGCGTCCACAAGAGGAACTGCAGTTTAAACAGATATAGACATAGTAGAAGCAGGAGTAGAAGCAGGAGTAGAAGCAGGAGTAGGAGCAGGAGTAGGAGCAAGAGTAGAAGCAGGAgtaggagcaggagcagaggcgGGACTCGGAGTAGAAGCAGGAGCCCCAAAAGAGATGAGTTTGGACGTACCCTGAAAAAgagacccagcagcagcactgaccgCGACCGCAAAGGCAGTCGGAACGTGCGAAGTAGAGAGAGGTCGTACAGGCGCTCAAAGAGTCgcagcaggagcagggagaggagcagggagaggagcagggagaggagcagggacaGGGCCAACAAGAAGAGGAGCAAAGTCAGCAGGGAGCGAGAAGAAAGtcacaggaggagaaaagaagcaaGTCCTCCTCCCAGACGAGCTGGAATCGTGGAAGATGAGCTGGCACAGAAAAAAcgagaactggaggagctgaatgAGATGATCGCTTACAAGAAGTCCCTAGTGGAACGCGACCCTGGGCACAGGACCTGTATAGACTACGACCATGGAAGGATTGCTGTTCCGTTGGCTGAGTACAGACCTGTACGCTCAATCCTGAAGAAACGTCCGGAAGGACCCGAGTACCTCCAACACCCTTCTCGACTCTACGAGGATCCTTATTACGACCGACCGTACAGCCCTTATCAGGAACGTCTTTATGGTGACCGCTATGGTGATCCTTACAGGGGTCATCCTTACTCTGATCGACACCCTTATAGTGACCGTTTTTATGAAGCTCGTCCGTATGGGGAAGGGGTCTATAGTGACCCTCTGCCCACCAGCACGCGCTACACTGATCGCTATGACGTTTACGACGAACCCTATGAAGACCGTTACTGCGACCCGCCCTACGACCCATATCGCTCCAGCCAGTCTGCCCAGAGTTCCGTGCCATCTACCCAGTCTGGTGATGTTCTTTCTGGCTCCACTAAAACTCAAGGACCCCATAGTGCTGCAGAGTCATCCTCCCACCATCCTTACAGACCACCATCTCCCACAGAACCACCTCCCAGAAGCCCATCCCCTCAACTCTCGCATACAAAACCACGTCAGTCGCCTCCCGTggagaaacctgcagctcagaAACCCCTCGACCGCTTTCTTGACATGCTAAACAAAAAAGTGGATGCCGAGAAGAAATCCGAACCAGTTTATGGGAGCGATGATCTCCTGCCTCACGAACGGGCTCTTCATGATGGAAAAGGCTTTTCCCGAATTGTCGGAATGGCTCAGGAGCTCACCAAGAGCAGGCTGAAGGTAGATGCTGAAGAACACTCGAGTCCTGAATGGCTGCCAACAAGCCAGGACTCAAAGAGCCAAGCAGAACCTTATGAGAAGATCCAGAGTCTTCTCCGTACAATTGGCCTAAAGTTAAGCACAGGTGATGTTTCCAAATTGGCAAGCAGAGCGCAAGAAAAAATCTACAGTCCAAAGTCCTcttcagcagaaagagagacaTTGTCATCCTCTAGGGCCGAACGCTATACTGGCAGAACTGGTTCTTCCGAATCAGAAGCCCTCCATTCTCTCTCCCCTGCTAGGGCTTCTAGTTTGGAGCCACACAGCAGACATGAAGCTGTCTCAGAATATGAAGATTTCCTGGACCAAAAAGAGCTGGAGTCTCTAAAGAAAGCCCAAATGTTACAGAGTCTCACCAAGACGATGGGAACCAAATCCCCCACCACTTCTTCTCTCAgaccacctgcacctccaccttctCACTACCAACATCCAACTCCCTCTTCCAACTTTCCCCTCGGAACCATTACCCAATCCTCTCTGGGGACGAGCTCCGCTACCTTCAGTGGGGGTTTCGCCCAGACCCCTGGAGCCGGCCACTCAGCCCAGCAGTTTGGACCAGTTGCAGGACTATCCACAGAAGTCCCTCTACATCTCCCTGGACAGCATCCTCCTGGGACTCCACCCCAACGTCCGCATGGgccaactcctccaggaccacCGCCTGGACCTCCACCACGGCGCCCTGCGGGACAACCTCCTTACTCTCCCCCCTCTGCTCAGGCGGTCTTACCCTTCATCGATCAGCCTCGTGCAGCTCCGCACCTCAAATCCGACGGTCCGTCAGCGTGCGTGAGCACAGCCACAGTGACGCCATCGGAAGCAGCAAAACTCAGCCCTCCAGACGATGAGAAATCTGCCATTTCTACAACTGTGGCCAGATGTCTGAAGGTCATCGAGACGGTCAAGAGCCTTTCCGCCCAGTCGTCACCCAAAATTGCTAAATCAGTCCAGTTTAGTTTACCCACAGAACCGTCGACCTACGGTCTTCAGAGCTTAGCCGAGACGGAGGAGGACATCAAGACCAAGCAAAAGGAGAAG CTGGATGTGTATAACCAGAGGATCCTAGAGAAGAGAGAGCAGCAGTACCAGGATCTGCTGGCTCGCAAGAAGGCTGAGAAGAGCAGAGACTGCACCTTGATCCCTCCAG